Proteins from a single region of Kluyveromyces lactis strain NRRL Y-1140 chromosome A complete sequence:
- the MEH1 gene encoding Meh1p (some similarities with uniprot|Q02205 Saccharomyces cerevisiae YKR007W MEH1): MGNVLSCCFRQDSDENDPLLQEQDRYGSQAQLDYNEMEQRQKERVLARELELTEIVNNTNDKLIDIGMISNSGIVASSHDLGSSYVQDQREILHDVPLTVLPSSKIKQDTRKAIQEFHKKYFANLVKNLTVEYNKPLVANIES, translated from the coding sequence ATGGGAAATGTGCTAAGTTGCTGCTTTCGTCAAGATAGCGACGAAAATGACCCGTTATTGCAGGAACAGGACAGGTACGGCTCACAAGCCCAATTAGATTATAACGAAATGGAACAACGACAGAAGGAAAGAGTGCTTGCAAGAGAACTTGAATTGACCGAAATCGTGAATAATACGAACGATAAGCTTATAGATATAGGTATGATCAGCAACAGCGGTATCGTAGCATCCTCACACGATTTAGGTTCGAGCTATGTGCAAgatcaaagagaaattttACATGACGTACCCTTAACGGTACTTCCCAGTTCGAAAATAAAACAGGACACAAGGAAGGCGATTCAAGAATTTCACAAAAAGTACTTCGCTAACCTAGTGAAAAACCTTACCGTGGAATATAACAAGCCATTGGTCGCCAATATCGAATCGTGA
- the FAR7 gene encoding Far7p (weakly similar to uniprot|P43592 Saccharomyces cerevisiae YFR008W FAR7 Protein involved in G1 cell cycle arrest in response to pheromone in a pathway different from the Far1p-dependent pathway interacts with Far3p Far8p Far9p Far10p and Far11p) encodes MESGKDAENQPVLFMGAQTENLDYMYELVHELSAQLKTNENMRDAVLQDVDLLSRQLNHGNVDVSPDINVTKQFIYKRLKDEELSIQDEEEEDGNEEDNMLHHVTKQNEQLKEILKNQQRRNAVALQALRHHDEGLEICVTMLRNEIYSYHVTVLSRSRDLIENQLYKAEDSQFNQYLESVTDLQQLLDLCKLYRTLLRAHP; translated from the coding sequence ATGGAAAGCGGCAAAGACGCTGAAAATCAGCCTGTATTGTTCATGGGAGCACAAACTGAAAATTTAGATTACATGTATGAACTAGTGCATGAACTTTCCGCCCAATTGAAAACGAACGAAAATATGAGAGATGCTGTTTTGCAGGATGTGGACCTTCTATCCAGGCAGTTGAACCATGGCAATGTGGACGTATCACCGGACATCAATGTCACAAAGCAATTTATATACAAAAGGTTGAAAGACGAGGAACTCTCAATTcaggatgaagaagaagaagatgggAATGAAGAGGACAACATGTtacatcacgtgaccaaACAAAACGAAcagttgaaagaaatcttAAAGAACCAACAAAGGCGCAATGCTGTAGCACTTCAAGCTCTACGACACCACGACGAAGGATTGGAAATATGCGTGACAATGTTACGAAATGAAATCTACAGTTACCACGTGACCGTACTATCACGGTCCCGAGATCTTATAGAAAATCAGCTATACAAAGCGGAAGATTCCCAATTCAATCAATACCTAGAGTCTGTGACGGACTTACAGCAGCTTCTAGACCTTTGTAAACTTTACAGAACACTTCTAAGAGCGCACCCGTAA
- the CUP2 gene encoding Cup2p (similar to uniprot|Q758P8 Ashbya gossypii AEL295C AEL295Cp and some similarites with YPR008W uniprot|Q12753 Saccharomyces cerevisiae) translates to MVLINGVKYACERCIRGHRVTTCNHTDQPLTMIKPKGRPSTTCAHCKELRKNRNANPSGQCTCGRQEKKRIAQKAREESGCVCKNDPDHCPCHKKRAPRRKKQSHQGNSAVGLDINGKISKHTNSGYSHQSLHSLDSSHSVDQDLSNFLASPISMNTSFSTGWDNASLSSSNRSPPGNGPDSKNTIGLEPLSTMKPITPKTRTKVGEVFIPLTEYVPTNIASSEDQADHINPLLMGEHVSIYNDVSADAPNVTYFADTSKSLSYNQLKEQRKALSEQHLRNNVDNISKSGSTQRVPLSVAGRSSSFVSNISSHDSVASSNNDFISSLNSSDSLSSMLHSGNAHHYQDMLHHSNNGRGYLNPVQVDQSQNVYGFDTDSVRSVEVLSITPSFMDIPESKPPSIGSNSSTNPFISWKSVNSRRERSVSIHKNHRYDNENKRKRHPKNVPNTSTPQIKSMVSPAETNSTALPASGNHFNSPADSTNTVLSANTQYGDPSVFSIEKVGVAPSFVEPSFTTDFNQALKQSNMVNQNIIDNNSLFSGTSEGNNPSPNDLFPVEFADIDDLMTHL, encoded by the coding sequence ATGGTTCTTATCAACGGTGTGAAATATGCCTGTGAAAGGTGTATTAGAGGACACAGAGTGACTACATGTAACCATACAGATCAGCCGTTGACTATGATTAAACCGAAAGGTAGGCCGTCAACGACTTGTGCTCATTGTAAAGAACTACGGAAGAACAGGAATGCGAATCCATCGGGCCAATGCACTTGTGGGCGacaagagaagaaacgGATCGCACAGAAGGCAAGAGAAGAATCGGGATGTGTTTGTAAGAATGATCCGGATCACTGCCCGTGTCATAAGAAGCGTGCGccaagaaggaaaaaacaATCACATCAAGGCAATTCCGCTGTAGGACTGGATATCAATGgtaaaatatcaaaacatACTAATAGCGGATATTCACACCAATCTCTACATTCTCTGGATTCGTCACATTCTGTCGATCAGGATTTATCGAACTTCCTGGCGTCTCCGATCTCTATGAATACAAGCTTTTCCACTGGCTGGGATAATGCGTCGCTGTCAAGTTCTAATCGGTCTCCACCTGGTAACGGACCGGATAGTAAAAATACAATCGGATTAGAACCTCTAAGTACCATGAAACCTATCACACCCAAGACGAGGACTAAAGTCGGTGAAGTTTTCATTCCGCTTACGGAATACGTCCCAACGAATATTGCTTCTTCAGAGGACCAAGCCGATCACATCAATCCACTTCTCATGGGAGAGCACGTATCTATCTACAATGACGTCTCTGCAGATGCCCCAAATGTGACGTATTTCGCGGATACTTCGAAATCTTTGAGTTATAATCAGTTGAAAGAGCAACGGAAGGCTCTTAGCGAACAACATTTGCGTAACAATGTAGATAACATTTCAAAGAGTGGATCAACCCAACGCGTTCCACTCTCAGTCGCTGGCCgttcatcttcttttgtgTCAAATATATCTTCTCATGACTCCGTGGCATCATCAAACAATGATTTCATTAGTTCATTAAACAGTTCGGATTCTCTGTCTTCTATGCTTCATAGTGGTAACGCTCATCACTACCAGGATATGCTTCATCATTCTAATAATGGACGCGGATATCTTAACCCTGTTCAAGTGGACCAATCTCAAAATGTATATGGCTTTGATACGGACAGCGTACGAAGCGTCGAAGTTCTATCTATAACTCCTAGCTTTATGGATATTCCGGAATCAAAGCCACCGAGTATCGGTTCAAACTCATCTACAAATCCATTTATAAGTTGGAAGAGCGTCAATTCTAGAAGGGAACGTTCCGTTAGTATACACAAAAATCATCGTTATGACAATGAGAATAAAAGGAAGAGACATCCGAAAAATGTACCCAACACTTCTACGCCACAAATCAAGTCTATGGTTTCACCAGCAGAAACTAACAGCACAGCACTTCCGGCATCTGGTAATCATTTCAACTCACCAGCGGATTCCACCAATACAGTTCTAAGTGCTAATACACAGTACGGAGATCCATCCGTATTCAGCATCGAGAAGGTCGGAGTAGCGCCATCCTTTGTAGAACCGTCATTCACCACTGACTTCAACCAGGCACTGAAACAATCAAATATGGTGAACCAAAACATCATCGATAACAACTCTCTGTTCAGTGGCACTAGTGAAGGTAATAACCCCTCTCCTAACGACCTGTTCCCCGTTGAATTCGCAGacattgatgatttgatgaCACACTTATAA
- the REC8 gene encoding Rec8p (weakly similar to uniprot|Q12188 Saccharomyces cerevisiae YPR007C REC8 Meiosis-specific component of sister chromatid cohesion complex maintains cohesion between sister chromatids during meiosis I maintains cohesion between centromeres of sister chromatids until meiosis II homolog of S. pombe Rec8p): protein MAEVGVRIAQDQNIATVWLLSSLGASHSVNVKKREIVKVSIPHACQILASGQVSMPLRHTGQLLYGVTVCYERKTGFILADVTSLRDALQRQWIGLKPLGKSTGGSGGHNKTKMVQNQVITETGDNFLQDDPNFDMMMQLKMDNNLDFLLNGNNNTNDRQILTNSTRAPVLADKQAIRQDDMWREMEIGNEPYLNARSRGNTVNSGHDFHINGDADEYEDDDLAPIDVELNFRLDEVLTDNEAETANLSSVHSDLGLNYDNDATHGIDLGMPVLDETETSNPHLQQMKRRLGLDNEDEDEDGNTLNEVEVNAKSTKNKKRRTVANWFQKIKVDSTIGLLTDTLRYNHENYKDIMRDLHARRSSKSKPMISDWKELFTDEDRPRQMLNFYSELFQPLSSINFPQGRRGRVMHSAGDTSRSSSVLSLEHGRRMDFSNVSSSGDSNRIHLHNLPEQINEYPEYMDMPMDDPQFMELDIPPSSFGRSTNRNYTANSDNLENLRGYPNRRRGAIRGDSGSADYLSGSDSIPQTFNENQQQLIVHDKQTEKFFQYIVERGQHIGKRTAAFPGYSRKFLFEDIIPSKLSQEEDEEIIPVTKRIACNAFLSLLQLATSSKLKIDLYNVEPEKVFRVLNGDDIIVYC from the coding sequence ATGGCAGAGGTGGGAGTCAGAATAGCCCAAGATCAGAACATTGCAACAGTGTGGTTGTTATCCAGTTTGGGAGCGTCCCACTCAGTGAAtgtgaagaaaagagagatAGTCAAAGTTTCCATTCCTCATGCTTGCCAAATATTAGCATCTGGGCAAGTATCGATGCCTTTACGCCATACTGGACAGTTGTTATACGGTGTCACAGTGTGCTATGAACGGAAGACTGGATTCATTTTAGCAGATGTTACCAGCTTGAGAGACGCATTGCAAAGACAATGGATAGGTTTGAAACCTCTGGGGAAAAGTACTGGTGGTTCCGGTGGTCataacaaaacaaaaatggTACAGAACCAAGTCATCACTGAAACTGGTGATAATTTCTTGCAGGATGATCCAAATTTTGATATGATGATGCAATTGAAGATGGACAACAATTTGGATTTCCTCCTTAACGgaaataataatacaaaTGACAGACAAATTTTGACCAATTCAACAAGGGCTCCAGTACTTGCCGATAAGCAGGCAATCAGGCAGGACGACATGTGGAGAGAAATGGAAATTGGTAACGAGCCGTATTTGAATGCAAGATCAAGAGGTAATACGGTAAATAGTGGTCATGATTTTCATATTAATGGTGATGCTGACGAAtatgaggatgatgatttgGCTCCCATTGACGTAGAATTGAATTTCAGACTCGACGAAGTATTAACTGACAATGAAGCAGAGACCGCTAATTTAAGTTCAGTGCACAGTGACCTTGGTCTGAATTACGATAACGATGCGACTCATGGAATAGATCTTGGTATGCCAGTGCTTgatgaaacagaaacttcTAATCCACATTTGCAacaaatgaaaagaagattaGGTCTCGacaatgaagatgaagatgaagacggGAATACATTAAACGAAGTAGAAGTAAACGCCAAAAGCacaaaaaataaaaagcGAAGAACGGTGGCTAATTGgttccaaaagatcaagGTTGATAGTACGATTGGCTTATTAACAGATACATTGCGCTACAATCATGAAAATTACAAGGACATTATGAGAGATTTACATGCCCGTAGATCgtcaaaatcaaaaccTATGATCTCTGACTGGAAAGAATTGTTTACTGATGAAGATCGGCCAAGGCAGATGCTAAATTTTTACTCTGAACTCTTCCAACCATTGAGCTCTATCAATTTTCCGCAAGgtagaagaggaagagtAATGCACTCTGCAGGAGATACGTCTAGATCTAGCAGCGTTTTGAGTTTAGAAcatggaagaagaatggaCTTTTCGAACGTATCCAGTAGTGGTGATTCCAACAGGATTCATCTTCACAACTTACCTGAACAAATAAACGAGTATCCTGAGTATATGGACATGCCAATGGATGATCCCCAATTTATGGAACTTGATATCCCTCCCTCAAGTTTTGGTAGAAGCACAAACAGAAACTATACTGCCAATTCAGACAATCTCGAAAACTTAAGAGGATATCCAAATCGAAGAAGAGGAGCGATAAGAGGAGACAGCGGTTCTGCGGACTACCTTTCAGGATCAGATTCAATTCCACAGACATTTAATGAAAATCAACAGCAGCTTATCGTGCATGATAAGCAGACAgaaaaattctttcaatatattgTTGAGAGAGGACAACACATAGGTAAAAGAACTGCCGCTTTCCCAGGTTATTCCAGAAAATTcctttttgaagatattatCCCAAGTAAGTTAAGtcaggaagaagatgaagagattATACCTGTTACTAAAAGAATTGCCTGTAATGCCTTTTTGTCGCTTTTACAATTGGCTACTTCGAGCAAGTTGAAAATTGATCTTTATAATGTAGAGCCTGAAAAGGTGTTCAGGGTACTAAATGGAGATGATATCATTGTATATTGCTAA
- the FTR1 gene encoding high-affinity iron permease FTR1 (similar to uniprot|P40088 Saccharomyces cerevisiae YER145C FTR1 High affinity iron permease involved in the transport of iron across the plasma membrane forms complex with Fet3p expression is regulated by iron), with product MAANKVFNVAVFFVVFRECLEAAVIVSVLLSFLKQSIGSNDMATYKRLRMHVWIGVVAGFIICMAIGGGFIGAYYRYENDIFGSAEDLWEGVFCIIATLMISVMGIAMLRVNKMQAKWRVKIAKAMLEVPKDRRKKWSLKYWATRYSMFLLPFITVLREGLEAVVFVAGAGITTKDSKATAYPLPVVIGLIAGIIVGTLLYYGTSKSSLQIFLVISTCVLYLIASGLFSRGVWYFDNYYFNKKTGGDASESGDGNGSYNILRTVYHVNCCNPELDNGWDIFNSLLGWQNTGYLSSILAYNLYWLVLMIVIGLMMYEERNGHLPFCKNLKLRQLKPSYYLKRKQNEELTAAEQEELFKQVNNLGVDEEGNVVVNKGDTTKVNVELVK from the coding sequence ATGGCTGCTAACAAGGTTTTCAACGTTGCTGTGTTCTTCGTTGTGTTCAGAGAATGTTTAGAAGCAGCGGTGATTGTTTCCGTGttgctttctttcttgaaacaATCCATCGGTTCTAATGATATGGCCACTTATAAAAGGTTGAGAATGCATGTCTGGATCGGTGTTGTTGCTGGTTTCATCATTTGTATGGCCATTGGTGGTGGTTTCATTGGTGCTTACTACCGTTACgaaaatgatattttcGGTTCTGCTGAAGATTTATGGGAAGGTGTCTTCTGTATCATCGCTACCTTAATGATTTCTGTCATGGGTATTGCTATGTTAAGAGTCAACAAGATGCAAGCCAAATGGAGAGTTAAGATTGCCAAGGCCATGCTTGAAGTTCCAAAGGACAGACGTAAGAAATGGAGTCTTAAATACTGGGCTACCAGATATTCTATGTTTTTGTTGCCATTTATCACTGTTTTGAGAGAAGGTTTGGAAGCCGTCGTGTTCGTTGCTGGTGCCGGTATTACCACCAAGGATTCCAAGGCCACTGCGTACCCATTGCCTGTCGTCATTGGGTTAATTGCTGGTATCATCGTAGGTACTTTGTTGTACTACGGTACTTCTAAGTCATCTCTACAAATCTTCTTGGTCATTTCTACTTGTGTTCTTTACTTGATTGCTTCCGGGTTGTTCTCCAGAGGTGTGTGGTACTTCGATAACTATTACTTCAACAAGAAGACCGGTGGTGACGCATCCGAATCCGGTGATGGTAACGGGTCCTATAACATCTTAAGAACCGTGTACCACGTTAACTGTTGTAACCCGGAATTGGACAACGGTTGGGATATCTTCAACTCGTTGTTGGGCTGGCAAAACACTGGTTATTTGTCATCCATCCTTGCTTACAACTTGTACTGGTTGGTCTTAATGATTGTTATCGGACTAATGATGTacgaagaaagaaatggcCATTTACCATTCTGTAAGAATCTAAAACTGAGACAATTGAAGCCAAGCTACTATTTAAAACGTAAGCAGAACGAAGAGTTGACCGCTGCTGAACAAGAGGAATTGTTCAAACAAGTCAACAATTTGGGCGTCGACGAAGAAGGTAACGTCGTCGTTAACAAAGGTGACACTACCAAAGTCAACGTCGAACTCGTGAAATAA
- the RSC4 gene encoding Rsc4p (similar to uniprot|Q02206 Saccharomyces cerevisiae YKR008W RSC4 One of 15 subunits of the 'Remodel the Structure of Chromatin' (RSC) complex found in close proximity to nucleosomal DNA displaced from the surface of nucleosomal DNA after chromatin remodeling) yields the protein MAVKRSRSEDPSEEPEQKHSKQNYVPRYTPGKRPRSGALPKVDYVHPLDPTEELIVDLDWTIPKLNLFIAFTLDNLVEAHKALFKHFIKLPSRKFHPQYYYKIDQPISINEIKSRDYEYSGGETKFLLDCELIYKNCLAYNDPDSLIVKNAKQVVYFIKNEVLKVKNATRNFLVNDDVKTRFIAIFDTLLNVTDKQMAEILAEDDDVKLEAASNNNLDDTLNICQPFLELVDKDEYPEYEEVIRLPNSLNLVKNNLELGYYHKIYDFITDVNLTFQNALVFNDEDTTIYSDALKLMKCFSVLIQRRFFPELETAREKGEITLEYDKIEYKQFVQEEEEEEPILSDDDETNEEYNYIEGLGNGYNRGPMSRDYLLGPSKTSKTADSKVENNEPDKPLPLKFNILPVIKKHNIEPKTEPVPYKVIEKIQISSSRSFYEQSIRPLKGLYQNSDNITWFEYIFADGALTQTSHEYAITLPPKQNSITVVSQLSSPVSEDSPAVLIANKDKVNPIPVLDGDKFDESKARYDIKLAEGLNTVTFSVRDSENDRLETAKFWISVLP from the coding sequence ATGGCTgtgaaaagaagcagaTCAGAAGATCCCAGTGAGGAACCCGAACAAAAGCATTCAAAACAGAATTATGTACCAAGATATACACCAGGAAAACGTCCTAGAAGCGGCGCTCTACCCAAAGTGGATTATGTGCACCCTTTGGATCCTACAGAAGAGCTCATTGTAGATCTAGATTGGACTATTCCTAAGTTGAATTTGTTCATCGCATTTACTTTGGATAATTTAGTTGAAGCTCACAAGGCTTTATTCAAACACTTTATCAAACTACCCAGTAGGAAGTTTCATCCACAGTACTATTacaaaattgatcaacCGATCTCTATTAACGAAATTAAAAGCAGGGATTACGAATATAGTGGTGGGGAAACCAAGTTCTTATTGGATTGTGAACTGATCTACAAGAACTGTCTTGCATATAACGATCCAGATTCTCTTATTGTTAAAAATGCGAAACAAGTGGtatatttcatcaaaaatgAAGTGTTGAAAGTAAAAAATGCtacaagaaatttcttggttAACGATGATGTGAAGACACGTTTCATAGCAATCTTTGACACTTTACTCAATGTAACAGATAAACAGATGGCAGAAATCTtagcagaagatgatgacgTAAAATTAGAAGCGGCTTCTAACAACAACTTGGATGACACTTTAAACATATGCCAACCGTTCCTTGAATTGGTAGATAAAGATGAGTATCCAGAATATGAAGAAGTGATTCGTTTACCTAACTCATTGAACTTGGTGAAAAATAACTTAGAACTTGGATACTATCACAAAATCTACGATTTCATTACCGATGTTAATTTGACGTTTCAAAACGCATTGGTTTTCAATGACGAAGATACTACAATATATAGCGATGCATTGAAGCTGATGAAATGTTTTAGTGTATTGATCCAAAGAAGGTTCTTCCCTGAATTAGAAACTGCTAGAGAAAAAGGAGAAATCACGCTGGAATACgacaaaattgaatataaacAGTTCgtacaagaagaagaagaggaagaaccAATTctttctgatgatgatgaaactaACGAAGAATACAATTATATAGAGGGACTAGGAAATGGATATAATCGAGGCCCAATGTCTAGAGATTACCTTTTGGGACCATCAAAAACAAGTAAAACTGCAGACTCgaaagttgaaaacaatgaacCAGATAAACCACTTCCCTTGAAATTTAACATCCTTCCTGTTATAAAAAAGCACAACATTGAACCAAAGACAGAGCCAGTGCCTTATAAAGTGATAGAAAAGATtcagatttcttcttctagaAGTTTTTATGAACAATCAATACGACCACTGAAGGGACTGTATCAGAATTCCGACAATATCACTTGGTTCGAATACATATTCGCAGATGGTGCCCTCACCCAAACCAGCCACGAATATGCTATTACACTACcaccaaaacaaaattcAATTACTGTGGTTTCACAATTAAGCTCTCCTGTTTCAGAAGATAGCCCTGCAGTTTTGATAGCAAACAAGGATAAAGTAAACCCAATACCAGTATTAGATGGGGATAAATTCGACGAAAGTAAAGCAAGATACGATATCAAGTTGGCAGAAGGTCTGAACACTGTTACTTTCTCTGTAAGAGATTCAGAGAACGACCGTTTGGAAACAGCCAAATTCTGGATTAGTGTATTACCTTAG